The Sulfurimonas hydrogeniphila genome includes a window with the following:
- the mraY gene encoding phospho-N-acetylmuramoyl-pentapeptide-transferase → MLYFIHQFLDINILGYITIRAGIAFFIALTLTLYLMPKFIRWAQKTSSVQPINEWAPQRHQEKVSTPTMGGIVFIGATIIATLLTVRLDNAYALAGLLTLVLFSLIGFWDDFAKIKKNENLAGFKARTKLLLQIISALAVSCFLCYFADFNTDLYVPFLKTPLLDMGAFAVLLWVLVIISTSNAVNLTDGLDGLATVPSIVALATFSIIIYIIGNVKISAYLLMPHFEVSEVAIIASALIGALTGFLWYNCHPAEVFMGDSGSLTIGAFLGYLAIISKSEILLLLIGSIFVIETLSVILQVGSFKLRKKRVFLMAPIHHHFEMKKWAENKIIVRFWIIAILSNILALITLKIR, encoded by the coding sequence TTGCTATATTTTATACATCAGTTTCTCGACATAAATATTTTAGGCTATATTACTATTCGTGCCGGAATCGCTTTTTTTATTGCCCTCACTCTTACATTGTACTTAATGCCAAAATTTATACGCTGGGCCCAAAAAACATCCAGTGTGCAGCCTATTAACGAATGGGCACCGCAAAGACATCAGGAAAAAGTCTCGACGCCTACAATGGGAGGCATCGTCTTTATAGGTGCTACCATTATTGCCACACTTCTGACAGTCCGTCTTGACAATGCGTATGCTTTGGCCGGACTGCTTACCCTTGTGCTTTTTTCACTCATAGGCTTTTGGGATGATTTTGCAAAAATCAAAAAAAATGAAAATCTTGCAGGCTTTAAAGCAAGAACAAAACTGCTGCTTCAAATCATTTCAGCCCTTGCTGTTTCGTGTTTTTTATGTTACTTTGCTGATTTTAACACCGATTTGTATGTGCCTTTTTTAAAAACACCTCTTCTTGACATGGGTGCATTTGCCGTTCTTTTATGGGTTTTGGTCATTATTTCCACTTCCAATGCAGTCAACCTGACAGACGGACTCGACGGTCTTGCAACAGTGCCTTCCATCGTTGCCCTTGCCACTTTCAGTATTATCATCTATATTATAGGCAATGTCAAAATCAGTGCTTACCTGCTCATGCCTCATTTTGAGGTCAGTGAAGTAGCCATTATTGCCAGTGCCCTCATAGGTGCGCTTACAGGATTTTTGTGGTACAACTGCCATCCTGCAGAAGTATTTATGGGAGACAGCGGTTCTTTGACCATAGGCGCATTTTTGGGATATCTGGCAATTATCAGTAAAAGCGAAATACTTCTGCTCCTGATTGGTTCCATCTTCGTTATAGAGACGCTTTCTGTTATTCTTCAGGTAGGCAGCTTCAAGCTCCGTAAAAAACGGGTCTTTTTAATGGCGCCGATTCACCATCATTTTGAAATGAAAAAATGGGCGGAAAACAAAATTATCGTCCGTTTTTGGATTATTGCTATTCTTTCGAATATTTTGGCACTCATCACACTCAAAATCAGGTAG
- a CDS encoding phosphoribosylglycinamide formyltransferase, which translates to MKNIAILSSHNGSGLDAIFEAVNAGILSLNIALVISNNTDAKVLQKAKKYGLTCKLVNAKTDTDPDKTIYRLLKEYQCEYVFLSGYMKKLSPSLTSSFTIINSHPSLLPKYGGAGMYGRFVHEAVIKNREKTSGVTIHEVNENYDEGKIILQKSLQILPEETVDSLEKKIKTLEKKAIVEGLALCLK; encoded by the coding sequence ATGAAGAACATAGCTATACTTTCATCGCATAACGGAAGCGGTCTCGATGCCATCTTTGAAGCTGTCAATGCAGGAATTTTATCGCTCAACATTGCCTTGGTTATTTCAAACAACACAGATGCCAAGGTTTTGCAAAAAGCAAAAAAATATGGGCTTACATGTAAACTTGTCAATGCAAAGACAGATACGGATCCTGATAAAACTATTTACCGGCTGCTGAAAGAGTATCAATGCGAATATGTTTTTTTATCAGGTTACATGAAAAAGCTCTCTCCTTCGCTGACATCCAGTTTTACAATAATCAATTCGCATCCCTCTCTACTGCCAAAATATGGCGGTGCCGGCATGTATGGACGCTTTGTACATGAAGCTGTCATAAAAAACAGAGAAAAAACAAGCGGTGTCACTATTCATGAAGTCAATGAAAATTATGATGAGGGAAAAATCATCTTGCAAAAATCATTACAAATACTCCCTGAAGAGACGGTTGATTCACTTGAGAAAAAAATCAAAACCCTGGAAAAAAAAGCAATAGTTGAAGGGCTTGCTCTGTGTTTGAAATAG
- a CDS encoding cation-transporting P-type ATPase, with protein MKNSWHALHQKKILETLSSDLNKGLQEDEAIKRYKQYGPNLLSVKKTKSALLRFLSQFNQALVYILLAAIVIKIYLGAYVDASVIFGVVLLNAIIGFIQENKALNALAALSESLVTVSTVLRGGKKQQIDAKKLVVGDIVLLQSGDKVPADMRLLSSRELQIDESALTGESTPVSKTNTILPEDVSLADRTNMLYSSTFVTYGTGTGVVVATGDETEIGHISKLLNDATVLDTPLTRKISKFSHLLLLVILFLATVTFAVGLWHGKSWEELFMASIALSVAMIPEGLPAVMTIILAIGVARMAKRNTIIRHLPAVETLGSTTIICSDKTGTLTRNEMTVQELYCANEKFEISGVGYSPDGEILQENKNYDSGKNRTLLELFKAGVLCNDSRLKKSEKAWSIEGDPTEGALLVCAKKAAIDTDALRADMPRIDAIPFESQYQYMATLHFDKKTNKYIIYVKGSAESITQRCSTVLDINGEPVPLDENDIFMQVESMAKKGLRVLAFARLVIEHKITLEHEHISHNLEFIGLQGMIDPPREEAIISIEACKTAGIDVKMITGDHAITATAIARKMGLIHSAQKDESSVVITGNALNNLQEKEMLEASKNASVFARVTPEQKLRIVEALQRNNEIIAMTGDGVNDAPALRRADIGIAMGITGTEVAKEAADMVLTDDNFASIEAAVEEGRAVLENIIKFIGFILATNLGEGLVIMVAILANVTLPILPVQALWINMTAAVFLGLALAFEPQEPGLMQKPPHPPSAPILRKEMLIRIFLVGTMLLGGSFGLFELALMHGNSLEEARTIAVNVFAVGESFYLLNSRSLRFSIFKLGLFSNLWIWIGIFCMIGASVALTYLPIMNKMFHTAPISLHDWLNIFAVGVLIYVTVAIEKIVRQRYSSI; from the coding sequence ATGAAAAACAGCTGGCATGCTCTTCATCAAAAAAAGATATTGGAAACCTTAAGCTCGGATTTGAATAAAGGACTTCAAGAAGATGAGGCAATAAAAAGGTACAAACAATATGGTCCGAATCTTTTAAGTGTCAAAAAAACAAAATCTGCACTCCTTCGTTTTTTAAGTCAATTCAATCAGGCACTGGTCTATATTTTGCTGGCGGCTATTGTCATAAAAATATATCTGGGTGCCTACGTTGATGCCAGTGTGATCTTTGGTGTTGTTTTGCTCAATGCCATCATAGGATTCATCCAGGAGAACAAAGCACTCAATGCACTGGCCGCTTTGTCAGAGTCTTTAGTTACAGTAAGCACTGTGTTGCGTGGCGGAAAAAAACAGCAGATTGATGCAAAAAAACTTGTGGTTGGAGATATTGTGTTGCTGCAGTCAGGAGACAAAGTCCCTGCTGATATGCGGCTTCTCTCATCCCGTGAACTGCAGATAGACGAATCCGCCCTTACAGGAGAATCAACCCCTGTTTCAAAAACAAATACAATACTTCCCGAAGATGTTTCTCTTGCGGATCGTACCAATATGCTCTATTCGTCAACTTTTGTCACATACGGTACAGGCACAGGCGTTGTTGTTGCAACAGGCGATGAGACAGAAATAGGTCATATTTCAAAACTGCTTAATGATGCAACCGTATTGGATACTCCTTTGACTCGTAAAATATCCAAATTCAGTCATCTCTTGTTATTGGTAATTCTCTTTTTGGCAACAGTCACATTTGCTGTAGGGCTATGGCACGGTAAATCCTGGGAAGAGTTGTTTATGGCATCCATTGCACTGAGTGTTGCCATGATACCCGAAGGTCTGCCTGCTGTTATGACAATTATCTTGGCTATCGGTGTCGCACGCATGGCAAAACGAAATACAATCATTCGCCATCTTCCGGCTGTAGAAACCCTGGGAAGCACCACAATAATCTGTTCAGACAAAACAGGGACATTGACACGCAATGAAATGACCGTCCAGGAACTCTACTGCGCAAATGAGAAATTTGAGATAAGCGGAGTCGGGTATTCACCCGATGGAGAGATCCTCCAAGAAAACAAAAATTATGACAGCGGCAAGAACCGGACCCTTTTGGAACTCTTCAAAGCAGGAGTTTTATGCAATGATTCCAGACTCAAAAAGAGTGAAAAGGCATGGAGCATAGAAGGAGATCCTACGGAGGGAGCATTGCTGGTCTGTGCAAAAAAAGCGGCAATAGACACTGACGCATTAAGAGCTGACATGCCAAGGATAGATGCGATCCCCTTTGAATCGCAATATCAGTATATGGCAACTCTGCATTTTGACAAAAAAACAAACAAATATATCATTTATGTAAAAGGTTCTGCAGAGAGTATTACCCAGCGATGCAGTACTGTTTTGGATATAAACGGTGAGCCTGTCCCTCTCGATGAGAATGACATTTTTATGCAGGTGGAGTCTATGGCAAAAAAAGGCTTAAGGGTCTTGGCCTTTGCCAGACTTGTCATAGAGCACAAAATAACCCTCGAACATGAACATATCTCTCACAATTTGGAGTTTATCGGTCTTCAGGGTATGATAGATCCGCCAAGAGAAGAGGCAATAATTTCGATTGAAGCATGCAAAACGGCAGGCATAGATGTAAAAATGATTACAGGGGACCATGCCATAACAGCCACAGCAATTGCCAGGAAGATGGGATTAATCCATTCTGCGCAAAAAGATGAAAGCAGTGTCGTCATTACAGGAAATGCACTGAATAATTTACAAGAAAAAGAAATGCTCGAAGCTTCAAAAAATGCTTCGGTATTTGCCAGAGTAACACCGGAACAAAAACTGCGTATCGTCGAAGCCCTCCAAAGGAACAATGAAATTATTGCAATGACAGGAGACGGTGTCAATGATGCCCCTGCGCTTCGCAGAGCCGATATCGGAATTGCTATGGGGATCACAGGGACAGAAGTTGCCAAGGAAGCGGCAGATATGGTACTGACTGATGATAATTTTGCTTCTATAGAGGCAGCTGTCGAAGAGGGACGGGCTGTACTGGAAAATATTATCAAGTTTATCGGTTTCATATTGGCAACAAATCTTGGAGAGGGGCTTGTCATCATGGTTGCTATTTTAGCAAATGTCACACTCCCGATTCTTCCTGTTCAGGCCTTGTGGATCAACATGACAGCTGCAGTTTTTCTCGGACTGGCTCTGGCATTTGAACCGCAGGAACCAGGTTTGATGCAAAAACCGCCGCATCCGCCATCTGCTCCGATACTAAGAAAAGAGATGCTGATTCGTATCTTTTTGGTGGGTACTATGCTCCTTGGCGGCTCTTTTGGCTTATTTGAACTGGCACTCATGCACGGAAACAGTTTGGAAGAGGCCCGAACAATAGCAGTCAATGTATTTGCCGTTGGAGAATCTTTTTATTTGCTCAATTCCCGTTCACTGCGTTTTTCCATATTTAAGCTGGGACTCTTCAGCAATCTCTGGATATGGATCGGTATTTTTTGCATGATAGGCGCTTCTGTTGCCCTGACATATCTGCCAATTATGAATAAAATGTTTCATACTGCACCGATCAGTTTGCATGACTGGCTCAATATATTTGCCGTTGGAGTGCTGATTTATGTTACAGTTGCCATTGAAAAAATAGTTCGGCAGCGGTATTCAAGCATATAA
- a CDS encoding ABC transporter ATP-binding protein, with amino-acid sequence MTNEEIFSNVFKQLKSIASKDKKNIFYLLYYSVIEAILLLVSPLTSAFIINSVLAHASISITVLSIVVIVIFSLIAILQVIKEYIIEKFEQKIFVKNAIKVSELAINNKNNLQNKDKIDKYMNYFFDVVHIQKLFPILLLNGSSLIIKVVISLLLLLLFDVSFFVLGVVFIIIFAIMILFLGRKSPKNAVARSDAKHNAIYFLQSIPFLNDTSQSISSRLDGYLTKYISKRQQMFAIIIKQVALTFVTEGFILASFFILGGYLVFEGIVPIGEFVAAEILIISVVGALKEFIEKIDYIYDMIEGFYKIDKLSKVFESEET; translated from the coding sequence ATGACAAACGAAGAAATTTTTAGTAATGTTTTCAAGCAGCTCAAAAGTATTGCATCAAAAGATAAAAAAAATATTTTTTATCTTCTGTACTATTCTGTTATTGAAGCAATTTTACTGCTTGTGAGTCCGTTGACCTCAGCATTTATTATTAACAGCGTACTGGCGCATGCTTCTATCTCCATCACTGTCTTAAGCATTGTCGTAATTGTCATTTTTTCACTTATTGCAATTTTGCAAGTCATAAAAGAGTACATCATAGAAAAATTTGAACAAAAAATATTTGTAAAAAATGCCATTAAAGTCTCTGAACTTGCGATCAACAATAAAAACAACCTTCAAAACAAAGATAAAATCGACAAATATATGAACTACTTTTTTGATGTTGTACACATACAGAAACTTTTTCCGATTTTGCTCCTCAATGGTTCCAGCCTTATTATCAAGGTTGTCATAAGCCTGCTGCTTCTTCTTCTGTTTGATGTTTCCTTCTTTGTACTGGGCGTGGTTTTTATAATTATATTTGCGATTATGATTTTATTTTTAGGAAGAAAAAGCCCAAAAAATGCAGTCGCACGGTCTGATGCAAAACATAATGCCATATACTTTTTGCAAAGTATTCCCTTCTTAAACGATACAAGCCAAAGCATATCATCCAGACTGGATGGATATCTGACAAAATACATTTCAAAAAGACAGCAAATGTTTGCAATAATCATCAAACAGGTTGCGCTTACTTTTGTTACAGAAGGATTTATTTTGGCATCCTTCTTCATTTTGGGCGGTTATCTTGTTTTTGAAGGCATTGTCCCTATTGGAGAGTTCGTTGCAGCTGAGATCCTCATTATCTCTGTTGTCGGTGCCCTAAAAGAGTTTATTGAAAAAATAGATTATATTTATGACATGATTGAGGGTTTTTACAAAATCGACAAACTCTCTAAAGTCTTTGAAAGTGAAGAAACGTGA
- a CDS encoding HlyD family secretion protein, translating into MKKYKSLELVEPHKFIKHWMLITFSIISIFIVLLFLPWQQTVFGIGKVIALNPTEREYNIVATVDGVIEKFYVQENQEVKKGELLFSMRDLDKDYLQRLQDIQQQTQNQISNLTIKLENLKNNLTNQKENLENKMKAFTTKISQQRNKILALQEKKTALTNQEKIAFINFKRTQKLFQDGIESKRALEVQNNAYISTKAELSIINTKIENAYKEISVLQNEKDAIFNTLTQKINTIKNRLLETKNSINTLKKNLQNESVKLLRYENKDIKAKSDGYVVRIYQNDTNKLLKKGEKILFFVPKVTTRAIRLEVSNFNMPLIKKGLEARIIFYGWPALQISGWPKISHGTYGGKIATTEQTAYDQNNYYALVVENEKDSKWPPSHLLRNGTQAKIWVRLSTVPIWYEIWRLISAQPPKMVHVKIDESSF; encoded by the coding sequence GTGAAAAAATACAAATCATTGGAACTCGTCGAACCACATAAGTTTATAAAACACTGGATGCTTATTACCTTCTCTATTATATCAATTTTCATAGTTTTGCTTTTTTTGCCATGGCAACAAACTGTTTTCGGTATAGGAAAAGTAATCGCATTAAACCCTACTGAACGGGAGTACAACATAGTTGCAACCGTTGATGGCGTAATAGAGAAGTTTTATGTGCAAGAAAATCAGGAAGTCAAAAAAGGGGAACTTCTTTTTTCAATGAGAGATTTGGACAAAGATTATCTGCAAAGGCTCCAGGATATCCAACAGCAGACACAAAACCAGATAAGCAATCTTACAATTAAACTTGAAAATCTAAAAAACAACCTCACCAATCAAAAAGAAAACCTTGAAAACAAAATGAAAGCTTTTACTACAAAAATATCACAGCAAAGAAACAAAATCCTTGCTCTGCAGGAGAAAAAAACCGCACTGACCAACCAGGAAAAAATTGCCTTTATCAACTTTAAAAGAACGCAAAAACTTTTTCAAGACGGTATAGAATCAAAAAGAGCACTGGAGGTACAAAACAATGCGTACATATCAACCAAAGCAGAACTTTCAATAATAAACACAAAAATAGAAAATGCCTACAAAGAGATATCAGTACTCCAAAATGAAAAAGATGCGATTTTCAATACACTGACACAAAAGATAAACACCATAAAAAACAGATTGCTGGAAACAAAGAACAGCATAAATACACTTAAAAAGAATCTGCAAAACGAAAGTGTAAAACTTCTGCGCTATGAGAATAAAGACATTAAAGCCAAATCGGATGGTTATGTGGTCAGAATCTATCAAAATGACACAAACAAACTTCTCAAAAAAGGGGAGAAGATTCTCTTTTTTGTTCCAAAAGTAACAACAAGGGCCATCCGCCTTGAAGTCTCCAACTTCAATATGCCGCTTATTAAAAAAGGACTTGAAGCCCGTATAATATTTTACGGATGGCCCGCTCTGCAGATTTCCGGATGGCCAAAAATCTCTCACGGAACATACGGCGGAAAAATTGCCACAACAGAACAAACGGCATATGATCAGAATAACTACTATGCACTTGTTGTAGAAAATGAAAAAGACAGCAAATGGCCTCCGTCACATCTTTTAAGAAACGGAACACAGGCAAAGATATGGGTACGGCTCTCAACGGTTCCTATCTGGTATGAAATATGGAGACTCATATCGGCACAACCGCCAAAAATGGTCCATGTAAAAATAGATGAATCGAGTTTTTAA
- a CDS encoding TolC family protein, which produces MQIKSLLIVLLCSYGFAQEVFIQKDIINYFNEKNPFYYEKVGDIYIKEYNEIFYKGAFDIKLDANYEKKEYPLSTAEFTKAGLRQSLGNGVEFSAAYRKATGTQEYNNIKTSKEGEAIVNLHLPVFNIINSISKNQKNLSLAQQKTKIAKLQSQDKIIKFYLDVSKLYYKLLLHKELLQANRELLNKAYINFAFIDKSIQTGKLPQIALTEIESEIINRKQRVVLTNMQFQKVFYSFLQYLNISKKDFDAKYTLPELPKQSSLELLQDQAVQTAFKNSLLLKALHVKEKEITIKQKYNEVKKYPKLDVNFYGVYDLQYKEGYKATFDFNLPLQRSSYKGQKGAYTKETLLLQNRIALQKSKLRTAIITVLQEIKTKKEIINLAKKEVTLKQKVEDAQRRRYKLGIGNLLTLNQREIITLQAKQKLLSEYYKLIEKELELKYILREPL; this is translated from the coding sequence ATGCAGATAAAAAGCTTGCTTATCGTTCTTTTATGCAGTTACGGTTTTGCCCAGGAAGTATTTATCCAAAAAGACATCATAAACTATTTTAATGAAAAAAACCCTTTTTACTACGAAAAAGTGGGTGATATTTACATTAAAGAATACAATGAAATTTTCTACAAGGGTGCTTTTGATATAAAACTTGATGCAAACTATGAAAAAAAAGAGTACCCGCTCTCTACAGCAGAGTTTACAAAAGCAGGACTCAGGCAGTCTCTTGGAAACGGAGTGGAATTTTCAGCCGCATACAGAAAAGCAACAGGAACACAAGAGTACAACAACATAAAAACATCCAAAGAGGGAGAAGCCATTGTCAACCTGCATCTTCCAGTTTTCAATATCATTAACAGCATCAGCAAAAACCAAAAGAATCTCTCTCTTGCCCAACAAAAGACAAAAATAGCAAAACTGCAATCACAGGACAAAATCATCAAATTTTATCTTGATGTATCAAAGCTCTATTATAAACTTTTACTTCACAAAGAACTGCTCCAAGCAAACAGAGAACTTCTCAACAAAGCATATATTAATTTTGCGTTTATTGACAAAAGTATTCAAACCGGAAAATTGCCGCAAATAGCATTAACAGAGATAGAAAGTGAAATTATCAACAGAAAACAGAGAGTTGTACTGACAAATATGCAGTTTCAAAAAGTTTTTTACTCTTTTTTGCAATATCTCAATATTAGCAAAAAAGATTTTGATGCCAAGTATACACTTCCGGAATTGCCAAAGCAAAGTTCTTTGGAGCTGCTGCAGGATCAAGCAGTTCAAACAGCCTTTAAAAACAGTTTGCTTCTCAAAGCGTTACATGTAAAGGAAAAAGAAATAACAATTAAACAAAAGTACAATGAAGTCAAAAAGTACCCAAAACTGGATGTCAATTTTTATGGTGTCTATGATTTGCAATACAAAGAAGGGTACAAAGCTACTTTTGATTTCAATCTTCCTTTACAGCGAAGTTCCTACAAAGGACAAAAAGGTGCCTATACAAAAGAAACGCTTTTGCTGCAAAACAGGATAGCACTCCAAAAGAGCAAACTAAGAACGGCCATCATTACAGTACTGCAGGAGATAAAAACAAAAAAAGAGATTATAAATCTTGCAAAAAAAGAGGTGACTCTTAAACAGAAAGTTGAAGATGCGCAAAGAAGACGCTACAAGCTTGGCATAGGAAACCTGCTTACGCTCAACCAAAGAGAGATCATAACACTTCAGGCAAAACAAAAACTCCTCAGTGAATACTATAAACTTATAGAAAAAGAGCTGGAATTAAAATACATTCTAAGGGAGCCGCTGTGA
- a CDS encoding Na+/H+ antiporter subunit E, producing MKNIQIGTRFLFVLSKRMFLFFIIWIILADGDISSLWIGVPAVLLSSIISLILVPPVFWNFTAFLKFIPFYLIRSLLGGFDVMLRVFHPALPINPGLLKYQLHLPKGVQQDMIVNVLNLLPGTLSVEIENNLLLIHVLDIGKNIKQEVLLIEDYINEIFSKKTNTQGSSNEKI from the coding sequence ATGAAAAATATTCAGATTGGAACCCGTTTTCTCTTTGTTCTTTCCAAAAGAATGTTTTTATTTTTTATTATTTGGATAATACTGGCAGACGGCGACATCTCTTCTCTTTGGATTGGCGTTCCTGCTGTATTGCTCTCATCCATAATCAGTCTTATCCTTGTTCCTCCTGTCTTTTGGAACTTTACTGCATTCCTGAAATTTATTCCGTTTTATCTTATACGCTCTCTTTTGGGAGGATTTGATGTCATGTTGCGTGTTTTTCATCCGGCTCTTCCGATAAACCCTGGTTTGCTAAAGTATCAGCTGCATCTTCCAAAAGGAGTACAGCAGGATATGATTGTCAATGTATTAAACCTGCTTCCGGGTACACTTTCAGTAGAAATTGAAAATAATTTGTTGTTGATTCATGTTTTGGATATTGGCAAAAATATCAAACAAGAGGTCCTGCTCATTGAAGATTATATCAATGAGATATTTTCCAAAAAGACCAACACTCAAGGTAGTTCAAATGAAAAGATTTAA
- a CDS encoding universal stress protein, which yields MKRFKNILCIIEDTQASQSILQRAVKLATDNQAKLTVASVISNSKASFGILKNFLDMDVKTLLKKEKTKELKDLTQTVSNQSDIKIKVFFGTPFYEIIYHVLLDNYDLVIKMPENASWMHRLFGSNDMHLLRKCPCPVWFIKKNSPESFNHIMAAVDVNIDTETEEEPDTQEKLNHQILQIASSLAVSELAQLHVLHVWDAPETALMQGAFIKMPDSEVIKYAQEMQHLHDSKLQALLRDAAHTQIGDMLKFLKPNIHLLRGLPNKIIPQFAQKLQIDLIVMGTVARTGLAGVIMGNTAEDILNQIDCSVLAIKPPGFKTPISL from the coding sequence ATGAAAAGATTTAAAAACATACTCTGCATTATTGAAGATACACAAGCGAGCCAAAGCATTTTGCAACGCGCTGTCAAGTTGGCAACAGACAATCAGGCAAAACTGACAGTTGCGAGTGTTATTAGCAACTCAAAAGCCAGTTTTGGTATTTTGAAAAACTTTTTGGATATGGATGTAAAAACTCTTTTAAAAAAAGAAAAAACAAAAGAGCTTAAAGATTTGACACAGACTGTTTCAAACCAGTCAGATATTAAAATTAAAGTATTTTTCGGAACACCTTTTTATGAGATAATCTATCATGTTTTGCTAGACAATTATGATCTGGTCATCAAAATGCCGGAAAATGCAAGTTGGATGCATCGATTGTTCGGGAGCAATGATATGCATCTTTTACGAAAATGTCCATGTCCGGTTTGGTTTATCAAAAAAAACAGCCCTGAATCTTTCAATCATATCATGGCTGCTGTCGATGTAAATATTGACACTGAAACGGAAGAAGAACCAGATACACAGGAAAAGCTAAACCATCAAATTCTTCAAATAGCAAGCTCTCTTGCTGTCAGCGAGTTAGCCCAATTACATGTACTGCATGTATGGGATGCTCCAGAAACAGCACTCATGCAGGGTGCATTTATAAAGATGCCGGATTCAGAAGTTATTAAATATGCACAGGAGATGCAGCATCTGCATGATTCAAAGCTGCAAGCACTCTTACGTGATGCAGCACATACGCAAATCGGTGATATGTTAAAATTTCTAAAACCGAATATTCATCTGCTGCGAGGTTTGCCAAATAAAATCATTCCCCAGTTTGCCCAAAAACTGCAAATTGATTTGATTGTTATGGGCACTGTCGCGCGAACAGGTTTGGCCGGAGTCATTATGGGAAATACAGCAGAAGACATACTCAACCAGATAGACTGTTCGGTTCTTGCCATCAAGCCTCCGGGATTTAAAACTCCTATATCCCTGTAG
- a CDS encoding monovalent cation/H+ antiporter complex subunit F yields the protein MNIIYTGLVVFLFLNLIAGIWRLAYGPTNEDRILASQLFGTIAIIILLLLSQINGHAALRNIALLFASLAAVTAIAFVQSSSRKKHKRHEND from the coding sequence ATGAATATTATCTATACAGGTCTTGTAGTATTTTTGTTTCTAAACCTTATTGCAGGCATATGGCGTCTTGCCTATGGTCCGACAAATGAAGACAGAATCTTGGCATCACAGTTATTTGGTACGATTGCCATCATTATTTTGCTTTTGCTTTCGCAAATAAACGGACATGCCGCTTTGCGCAACATAGCACTGCTTTTTGCTTCACTCGCTGCTGTCACTGCAATAGCCTTTGTCCAAAGCAGTAGCAGAAAAAAACACAAAAGGCATGAAAATGATTGA
- the mnhG gene encoding monovalent cation/H(+) antiporter subunit G, whose protein sequence is MKMIDILSIIFLLFGAVFFLAGTVGLLRLPDVYTRLHALTKADNIGVGFIVLALCLQADSFFEIEKLLLIWFLVFLAGAGVSHLIAKNAFRNGIKIWKR, encoded by the coding sequence ATGAAAATGATTGACATTCTCTCTATCATATTTCTCCTGTTCGGAGCAGTTTTCTTTTTAGCCGGCACAGTCGGGCTTTTACGGCTGCCGGATGTTTATACCCGATTGCATGCTTTGACAAAAGCTGACAATATCGGTGTCGGTTTCATTGTACTTGCACTCTGTTTGCAGGCAGATTCGTTCTTTGAGATAGAAAAACTGCTGCTTATCTGGTTTTTGGTTTTTTTGGCAGGAGCAGGTGTCTCACATTTAATCGCAAAAAACGCATTTCGCAACGGAATAAAAATATGGAAACGTTAG
- a CDS encoding Na(+)/H(+) antiporter subunit B has translation METLAIVEFVFDMLLSSSLLFVAYKTLTCKDLFQAIVFFIVFGLLISVAWGRLGAYDVAMAEVVIGAGLTGALLLSALVKLKKMNID, from the coding sequence ATGGAAACGTTAGCAATCGTAGAATTTGTCTTTGACATGTTACTCTCAAGTTCATTGTTGTTTGTTGCCTATAAAACACTTACATGTAAAGACTTGTTTCAGGCTATTGTCTTTTTTATCGTCTTTGGTTTGTTAATATCTGTTGCATGGGGACGGTTGGGTGCTTACGATGTTGCTATGGCCGAAGTGGTTATTGGTGCCGGACTTACAGGGGCACTGCTGTTAAGTGCTTTGGTCAAACTCAAGAAAATGAATATAGATTAA